Genomic segment of Yoonia sp. R2331:
GGCGGCGCGGCTGGCAAGCGGTTGCGACTGACGCGAGGCCCAGGCCCCCAGTCTGCTTTTTAACGACCGCGAGGCGTAATACGCATCCGCCTGCGCCCCGTCTTCCTTGCTGACAAGGCCACGCACCCGGATCTGCCGCGCGATTGATTTCCAGTGTAGCACAAAAGCGCACTTGCCCGCGCCATCTAATTCACGTGCCTTTTGGCTTTCATAATTCGTATAAAAGACAAATGAGTCAGGTTCGATGTCTTTCAACAGCACCATGCGCACGTTGGGCAACCCATCAGCGTCGACTGTCGCAAGCGCAATCGCGTTCGGATCAGCCGGTTCCACATCGGCCGCTTCGCCCAGCCAGCGCTGTGCGATTGCAAGGGGGTCATCCCCTGCAAAAATACCGTCCCGTCCGTCCATCGTGGTGTTAGCGTCCCAATCCCTTAGGGGCTTACACTTAAATCAGCGCAGGAATTGCCGCAACCCGACTGATGTGATTGCTGCATTGCGGCACAGGCATGGGCGAAAAATGGCTGACAACGCATACGTCGCGGAATTGACACGACCGCTTGCTGCTCTTTCAGACATGCCCTAAACCGAACGCGACCGGCAAACCGGAGCAGGAGAATTGCAATGTCCGCACAACTGATGACTGGCAAAAGAGGCCTGATCATGGGTCTGGCCAACGACAAATCCATCGCATGGGGCATCGCCAAAGCCTGTGCCGACGCAGGAGCAGAGCTTGCGTTTTCATATCAGGGCGAGGCGCTGAAAAAGCGCGTGGGGCCCTTGGCGGACAGCGTGGGGTCAGACATTGTGCTGCCCTGCGATGTCTCCGATATGGACAGCGTGGACGCCATGTTCGCGGCCCTCGAAGAAAAGTGGGGCAAGCTTGACTTCGTCGTGCATGCCATTGGTTTTTCTGACAAATCAGAATTACGCGGCCGTTACGTCGACACCAGCCGCGAGAATTTTCTGACCTCGATGGATATCTCGGTCTATTCGTTTACCGCCGTGGTGAACCGCGCCGAAAAGATGATGAACGAAGGCGGGTCCTGCCTGACGCTCAGCTACTATGGCGCCGAACGGGTGATGCCGCACTATAATGTCATGGGGTTGTGCAAGGCCGCTTTGGAGGCGTCAGTGCGCTATCTGGCCGAAGATCTGGGCAAGGATGGCATCCGCGTGAACGCCATCTCGGCAGGGCCGATCAAGACGCTGGCCGCATCGGGGATTGGCGATTTCCGCTATATCCTGAAGTGGAACGAATACAACTCACCGCTGCGGCGCACGGTGACGATCGAGGACGTAGGCAAATCCGCAGTTTATCTGCTGTCCGATCTCGGCTCTGGCACCACCGGCGAAGTGCTGCATGTGGATGCGGGCTACCACGTGGTCGGGATGAAGGCGGTCGACGCGCCCGATATCACCAAGGAATGAGCGTGGCGGCGGCCTCTGCAACAGCGCGCGAGGCGGCGTTATGACGCTGGCCGCATTTCTGTCAGTGGTGCTGATCCATCTGGCCGCGGCGATCAGCCCCGGCCCGTCGTTTGTGGTGGCCCTGCGCGTGGCCGCAGCCGAAGGGTTTCGGGTTGCAGCAGCACTTGCCCTTGGGTTTGGCCTTGGGGCCATCTTGTGGGCCACAGCCGCAATGGCGGGGATTGCGCTGCTGTTTGAACTGGTTCCTGCACTTTTTGCGGCGATGAAACTGGTCGGTGCGGCCTTCTTGATTTTCATTGCAGTCATGATGTGGCGCCACGCCAATGCACCGATGGCAGAGCCCGACAGCGCTGCTTCCCCCCGCTCTGCCTGGGGCGCTGTGCGCTTTGGCTTTCTGACTTTCGCCACCAACCCGAAACCTGCGATCTTCTTTGGCGCGGTCTTCGTCGGGCTTGTCCCGGCCGAGGCGTCGCTGGCATGGAAGGCGGCCATCATCGCGGCTGTCTTTGCCAATGAAACCCTATGGTCTCTGGCTGTCGCACGCGTCTTTTCATTGCCGCAGGCCCGCGCGGCATATGTCCGCGCCAAGACCTGGATTGATCGCAGTTTTGGCACGCTTATCGCCCTCTTCGGGCTCAAAATCGCCACCACCTGAAAGGCCACACCATGACAGACCGCCTGCCCCACGAAAAAGGCTTTCACATCTCCTGGGACCAGATTCACCGCGACAGCCGCGCGCTGGCGTGGCGGCTGGACGGCAAGGGCCCCGATGACGGCGCATGGCGGGCGGTGGTCGCGATCACCCGGGGCGGTATGGCGCCAGCCATGATCGTAGCACGAGAGTTGGACATCCGCACCGTCGATACGATTTCGGTCATGTCCTATCATTCAGGCGGCGGCAAAGCCGACCAGCGACGCGAAGCAAAGGTGCTGAAATCCCCTGACACCGACATCATGGGCGACGGCACCGGCATCCTGATCGTTGACGATCTGGTGGACAGCGGCAAAACGCTGGAACTTGTCCGCCAGCTTTACCCCAAGGCGCATTTCGCCACCGTCTACGCCAAGCCAGAGGGCGAACCGCAGGTCGATACCTTCATTACCGGCGTCAGTCAGGACACCTGGATTTTCTTTCCATGGGACATGGCACTGCAGTACGTCGAACCCTATCGTGGCAAAGACTGACAGGACAGGAGCCTCCGGCGGGGATGATTTGAGCCAGAAGAAGATGGACGCCCCACTTTGCTTCTTCTGGCCAAAAATATCCCAGGGAGTTTGAGGGACAGCGTCCCTCATCAAAAAAATAGAATCGCGCGCGGCGCAGCCGCACATTTTGGAAAGACATCGCATGACCGCACGCACCGCCGCCACCTTTCCGCCCCCTGTGATGGAGGCACGGCGCTGGCTGGACGGGGTCACGCATCCGGCTGACAGGCCCTTGCTGAACGTCAGCCAGGCCGCCCCGGTTGATCCGCCGCCGCCGCCCCTGTTGGCCGCCATGTCAGAGATCGTGCTGAACGATCCAAGCGCACATCTTTATGGTCCGGTGCTTGGTCTGCCAGACTTGCGGGCCGAGGTGGCGCAGCAATTCAGCGCCGCCTATGCCGGAGAGATCACGCCTGCGCATGTGGCCATCACCTCTGGCTGCAATCAGGCCTTTGCCGCCGCCATTTCAGCCTTATGTGGTGAAGGCGACAGCGTCATTCTGCCCACGCCTTATTACTTCAACCACGCGATGTGGCTGGATATGGCCGGCGTTGACGTAACCCCCCTGCCCGCCGGCCCCGGCCTGATCCCACGTGTCACCGATGCCGCTGATCTGATCACCGATCGCACCCGTGCCATCGCGCTTGTCACCCCCAACAATCCCTGCGGTGTGGAATATCCTGCCGAGACCCTGACCGCGTTCCGGGATCTTTGCCGCGCGCGTGGGTTGAAACTGATCGTGGATGAGACATACCGCGACTTTGACAGCCGCAGCGGCGCGCCACACCACCTGTTTCAGGACCCAAATTGGGATGACGTGCTGATCCAGCTTTATTCGTTTTCCAAAGCCTACCGGCTGACCGGCCATCGGGTCGGTGCGATCACGGCGTCACCGGCTTTGCTGGCAGAGGTGGAAAAGTTCCTCGACACGGTGACGATCTGCCCCAACCAATTGGGCCAGCGCGCGGCCCTGTGGGGAATGCAGCATCTGGGCGACTGGCTGGCAGGCGAGCGATTGGAAATTCTGGATCGGCGGGCGGCCATTTCGGACCATTTTCCGGTGTTGGCGGCCAAGGACTGGGAGCTGATGGGAGTAGGTGCCTATTTCGCCTATGTGCGCCATCCGTTTGATCTGCCGTCCGATCAACTGGCACCGCGGCTGGTGCAGGATGCCTCTGTCCTGACCCTGCCCGGCACAATGTTCCGCCCGGCAGACGATCCATCGGGCAAGACCGAATTGCGGATCGCATTTGCCAATATCGACCGTGCCGGTATCGCGGAATTGTTCGACCGGCTGGCGGCATTTCAGCCCTAAGGCTTGCACCTTTCCGGCCCCTTCCATACACATCTGCGAAACCCGCCGATCTGCGTGGAAAAGGAACGACCTATGGCTGCGAAAAAAGGCAGAAACCCCTTTGTCTGGATCATCATGATCCTGCTCTTTGTCGGCCTGTTGGGCTTTGGCACGGGCGGTCTGGGTGGCAATATCCGCAGCCTTGGCACCGTGGGCGAAAAGGATGTCGCCATTGCCGCCTATCAGAACGGTTTGAACCAGCAATTGCGGGCGTTCGAGGCGCAGGCTGGCCGTCGCGTGACCTTTCAAGAGGCGCGCGAACTGGGCCTTGATCGCGCTGTGTTGCAACAGTTG
This window contains:
- the pdxH gene encoding pyridoxamine 5'-phosphate oxidase — its product is MDGRDGIFAGDDPLAIAQRWLGEAADVEPADPNAIALATVDADGLPNVRMVLLKDIEPDSFVFYTNYESQKARELDGAGKCAFVLHWKSIARQIRVRGLVSKEDGAQADAYYASRSLKSRLGAWASRQSQPLASRAALMADVAKMTAKHGTDPARPPYWGGYRITPLEIEFWADGAFRLHDRFRWTRDGAAKKWVVNRLSP
- the fabI gene encoding enoyl-ACP reductase FabI, giving the protein MSAQLMTGKRGLIMGLANDKSIAWGIAKACADAGAELAFSYQGEALKKRVGPLADSVGSDIVLPCDVSDMDSVDAMFAALEEKWGKLDFVVHAIGFSDKSELRGRYVDTSRENFLTSMDISVYSFTAVVNRAEKMMNEGGSCLTLSYYGAERVMPHYNVMGLCKAALEASVRYLAEDLGKDGIRVNAISAGPIKTLAASGIGDFRYILKWNEYNSPLRRTVTIEDVGKSAVYLLSDLGSGTTGEVLHVDAGYHVVGMKAVDAPDITKE
- a CDS encoding LysE family translocator, producing the protein MTLAAFLSVVLIHLAAAISPGPSFVVALRVAAAEGFRVAAALALGFGLGAILWATAAMAGIALLFELVPALFAAMKLVGAAFLIFIAVMMWRHANAPMAEPDSAASPRSAWGAVRFGFLTFATNPKPAIFFGAVFVGLVPAEASLAWKAAIIAAVFANETLWSLAVARVFSLPQARAAYVRAKTWIDRSFGTLIALFGLKIATT
- the gpt gene encoding xanthine phosphoribosyltransferase, translated to MTDRLPHEKGFHISWDQIHRDSRALAWRLDGKGPDDGAWRAVVAITRGGMAPAMIVARELDIRTVDTISVMSYHSGGGKADQRREAKVLKSPDTDIMGDGTGILIVDDLVDSGKTLELVRQLYPKAHFATVYAKPEGEPQVDTFITGVSQDTWIFFPWDMALQYVEPYRGKD
- a CDS encoding aminotransferase gives rise to the protein MTARTAATFPPPVMEARRWLDGVTHPADRPLLNVSQAAPVDPPPPPLLAAMSEIVLNDPSAHLYGPVLGLPDLRAEVAQQFSAAYAGEITPAHVAITSGCNQAFAAAISALCGEGDSVILPTPYYFNHAMWLDMAGVDVTPLPAGPGLIPRVTDAADLITDRTRAIALVTPNNPCGVEYPAETLTAFRDLCRARGLKLIVDETYRDFDSRSGAPHHLFQDPNWDDVLIQLYSFSKAYRLTGHRVGAITASPALLAEVEKFLDTVTICPNQLGQRAALWGMQHLGDWLAGERLEILDRRAAISDHFPVLAAKDWELMGVGAYFAYVRHPFDLPSDQLAPRLVQDASVLTLPGTMFRPADDPSGKTELRIAFANIDRAGIAELFDRLAAFQP